Proteins from one Oenanthe melanoleuca isolate GR-GAL-2019-014 chromosome 1, OMel1.0, whole genome shotgun sequence genomic window:
- the ASB9 gene encoding ankyrin repeat and SOCS box protein 9 isoform X2, protein MGDERTDENASKWQGAGGQAPPRTPLVRDFVSDWSPLHEASIHGRLLSLKKLIEQGNDVNLVTADQVSPLHEACLGGHTACASVLLKHGAQVNGVTVDWHTPLFNTCVSGSVACLNLLLEHGASLHPACDLASPIHEAAKRGHVQCVELLASRGANIDHNIKHLGTPLYVACENQQLNCAKKLLESGPLSLMQLCRLCIRRCFGYKQHQKITGLLLPDELKHFLLHI, encoded by the exons ATGGGCGATGAGAGAACGGATGAAAATGCCAGCAAATGGCAGGGAGCGGGAGGCCAGGCGCCGCCGCGGACCCCGCTGGTGAGGG ACTTTGTGTCAGACTGGTCTCCTCTACATGAAGCCTCCATCCACGGGCGCCTGCTTTCTCTGAAGAAGCTCATTGAGCAG GGGAATGATGTCAATCTTGTAACAGCAGACCAGGTGTCTCCTCTCCATGAAGCCTGCCTGGGGGGTCAcactgcctgtgccagtgtcctgCTAAAACATGGTGCTCAG GTGAATGGAGTGACTGTTGACTGGCACACACCACTGTTCAACACCTGTGTCAGTGGCAGTGTGGCTTGCCTGAATTTGCTGCTGGAGCATGGAGCCAGCCTACACCCAGCCTGTGACCTGGCCTCCCCCATCCACGAAGCTGCTAAGAGAG GTCATGTGCAATGTGTCGAGCTCCTTGCATCCCGTGGGGCAAATATAGATCACAACATCAAGCACCTGGGGACTCCTCTTTATGTGGCATGTGAGAACCAGCAGCTGAACTGTGCCAAGAAGCTGCTTGAGTCAg GGCCACTGTCCTTGATGCAGCTGTGCCGCCTGTGCATCAGGAGGTGCTTTGGATACAAGCAGCACCAAAAAATAACTGGACTTCTCCTCCCAGATGAGCTGAAACATTTCCTTCTACACATCTGA
- the ASB9 gene encoding ankyrin repeat and SOCS box protein 9 isoform X1, producing the protein MGDERTDENASKWQGAGGQAPPRTPLVRDFVSDWSPLHEASIHGRLLSLKKLIEQGNDVNLVTADQVSPLHEACLGGHTACASVLLKHGAQVNGVTVDWHTPLFNTCVSGSVACLNLLLEHGASLHPACDLASPIHEAAKRGHVQCVELLASRGANIDHNIKHLGTPLYVACENQQLNCAKKLLESGASVNSGKGSDSPLHTAARSCSVELVKLLMDFGADVWVKNAENKRPVELVPPGCPVGQLFLQREGPLSLMQLCRLCIRRCFGYKQHQKITGLLLPDELKHFLLHI; encoded by the exons ATGGGCGATGAGAGAACGGATGAAAATGCCAGCAAATGGCAGGGAGCGGGAGGCCAGGCGCCGCCGCGGACCCCGCTGGTGAGGG ACTTTGTGTCAGACTGGTCTCCTCTACATGAAGCCTCCATCCACGGGCGCCTGCTTTCTCTGAAGAAGCTCATTGAGCAG GGGAATGATGTCAATCTTGTAACAGCAGACCAGGTGTCTCCTCTCCATGAAGCCTGCCTGGGGGGTCAcactgcctgtgccagtgtcctgCTAAAACATGGTGCTCAG GTGAATGGAGTGACTGTTGACTGGCACACACCACTGTTCAACACCTGTGTCAGTGGCAGTGTGGCTTGCCTGAATTTGCTGCTGGAGCATGGAGCCAGCCTACACCCAGCCTGTGACCTGGCCTCCCCCATCCACGAAGCTGCTAAGAGAG GTCATGTGCAATGTGTCGAGCTCCTTGCATCCCGTGGGGCAAATATAGATCACAACATCAAGCACCTGGGGACTCCTCTTTATGTGGCATGTGAGAACCAGCAGCTGAACTGTGCCAAGAAGCTGCTTGAGTCAg GAGCGAGTGTGAACAGTGGCAAGGGCTCGGACTcccctctgcacacagctgccaggagctgcagtgtggagCTGGTGAAGCTGCTGATGGACTTTGGAGCAGATGTTTGGGTGAAGAATGCTGAGAACAAGAGGCCAGTGGAGCTGGTCCCACCTGGCTGCCCTGTGGgccagctgttcctgcagagaGAAG GGCCACTGTCCTTGATGCAGCTGTGCCGCCTGTGCATCAGGAGGTGCTTTGGATACAAGCAGCACCAAAAAATAACTGGACTTCTCCTCCCAGATGAGCTGAAACATTTCCTTCTACACATCTGA